The following coding sequences lie in one Miscanthus floridulus cultivar M001 chromosome 9, ASM1932011v1, whole genome shotgun sequence genomic window:
- the LOC136483977 gene encoding uncharacterized protein: MSAAACLFAAAVSLSHPSTSAPASAGRRCLRSRTTLLPCSPTRRRGPVRALDERLLEAAPAETEEVETGVDLGGGGGVAEGDEVGAEEVDEELELEQRPPPRAFVKSRRQRQEEEEAAAGQDRFKLINGKEIFQEKAYLVGVECKRTGGNLFGIEESLKELEQLADTAGLVVVGSTYQKLSAPNPRTYIGSGKVSEIRSAIQALDVETVIFDDELSPGQLRNLEKSFGGSVRVCDRTALILDIFNQRAATHEAALQVTLAQMEYQLPRLTKMWSHLERQAGGQVKGMGEKQIEVDKRILRTQISALRKELESVRKHRKLYRNRRQSVPIPVVSLVGYTNAGKSTLLNRLTGADVLAEDKLFATLDPTTRRVLMKNGAEFLLTDTVGFIQKLPTMLVAAFRATLEEISESSVIVHLVDISHPLAQQQIDAVERVLKELDIESIPELIVWNKIDNMDEPLRVKEEAQKQGIICISAMNGDGLEEFCNAVQAKLKDSMVPIEAIVPYDKGDLLSDIHKVGMVEKMEYKENGTFVKAHVPLPLARLLTPLRQQVVATV; this comes from the exons atgagcgccgccgcctgCCTGTTTGCCGCCGCCGTCTCCCTATCCCACCCGTCGACCTCCGCACCCGCCTCCGCGGGACGACGCTGCCTTCGGAGCCGCACCACCCTCCTCCCCTGCTCCCCGACTCGGCGCCGTGGGCCGGTCCGGGCACTCGACGAGCGGCTGCTCGAGGCCGCGCCGGCGGAGACCGAAGAGGTTGAAACCGGTGTTGATTTAGGGGGTGGAGGCGGGGTCGCTGAGGGTGATGAAGTTGGAGCAGAGGAGgtggatgaggagctggagctggagcagcGGCCGCCGCCGAGGGCTTTCGTGAAGAGCAGGCGGCAGCGGCAGGAAGAGGAGGAGGCCGCGGCGGGGCAAGACAGGTTCAAGCTCATCAACGGCAAAGAG ATATTTCAAGAGAAGGCTTATCTGGTTGGTGTTGAGTGCAAACGGACAGGAGGGAACCTCTTCGGCATAGAGGAGTCTCTTAAGGAGctggagcagttggctgataccGCGGGCCTTGTGGTGGTCGGCTCAACCTATCAGAA GCTTTCTGCCCCAAATCCAAGGACTTACATTGGTTCAGGCAAGGTTTCTGAAATCAGGAGTGCAATTCAAGCCCTTGATGTTGAGACTGTAATTTTCGATGATGAGTTATCCCCTGG ACAACTACGTAACTTGGAAAAGTCATTTGGTGGGAGTGTCCGAGTCTGTGACCGAACTGCTCTTATTCTTGATATTTTTAATCAAAGGGCAGCAACACATGAAGCTGCTTTACAG GTCACCTTGGCACAGATGGAATATCAACTTCCTAGGTTGACAAAAATGTGGAGTCACCTTGAACGGCAGGCTGGAGGTCAAGTTAAGGGTATGGGTGAGAAACAAATTGAAGTGGACAAGCGCATCTTGAGAACTCAA ATAAGTGCTTTGAGGAAAGAATTGGAATCTGTTCGGAAACACCGAAAGCTGTACCGCAACCGTCGCCAATCAGTTCCTATTCCTGTTGTTTCTCTG GTAGGGTATACAAATGCTGGAAAAAGTACACTCCTGAACCGCTTAACTGGGGCTGATGTTCTTGCAGAGGATAAGTTATTTGCCACGTTAGACCCAACTACAAGAAGGGTCTTG ATGAAGAATGGGGCTGAGTTCCTTCTAACTGATACTGTCGGATTCATTCAGAAGTTACCCACTATGCTG GTAGCAGCATTCAGAGCAACACTAGAAGAGATATCAGAATCATCAGTTATAGTTCATCTTGTGGACATTAG CCATCCATTAGCTCAACAACAGATAGATGCTGTTGAAAGAGTATTGAAGGAGTTGGATATAGAGTCAATCCCCGAATTAATTGTGTGGAATAAG ATTGACAATATGGATGAACCATTGAGAGTAAAAGAGGAAGCTCAGAAACAAGGAATAATCTGCATATCAGCCATGAATGGTGATGGTTTGGAAGAATTCTGTAATGCAGTTCAAGCAAAGTTGAAA GACTCAATGGTTCCGATAGAAGCTATTGTTCCGTATGACAAAGGAGATCTCCTAAGTGACATACATAAGGTTGGAATGGTTGAAAAAATG GAGTACAAGGAAAATGGGACATTTGTAAAAGCTCATGTGCCTCTACCTCTTGCAAGACTTCTCACACCTCTacggcagcaggtggtggccaCAGTGTGA
- the LOC136483978 gene encoding uncharacterized protein isoform X2, whose amino-acid sequence MMIFNAVKKRRATDASPMKRGTFDDKKTAMKKKIKPTTVASQPPKMKRGSTSASFDDKKIEMKKKIKTTSTRTSHLGMGMDYNQQDMDALAPREVAAVQFISNLCAHIETSKRRVVRTEATSYHCLSANDMKGHIIPRITDEADTEKYIYNGVIDAYAGYLSLHITDNRCFSPAWHAFILSNELQVDRVLRPENREAYRDFATKFYDHELAFVERQKMTMLKPSAL is encoded by the exons ATGATGATTTTCAATGCTGTGAAAAAAAGGAGGGCTACTGACGCGAGTCCAATGAAAAGAG GTACCTTTGATGATAAAAAAACAGCGATGAAGAAGAAAATTAAGCCTACTACTGTGGCGTCCCAACCACCAAAAATGAAAAGAG GTTCTACCAGTGCTAGCTTTGATGATAAAAAAATAGAGATGAAGAAGAAAATTAAGACTACTAGTACAAGGACTTCCCACCTAGGAA TGGGCATGGATTATAATCAACAAGACATGGATGCACTTGCTCCTCGAGAGGTAGCAGCGGTACAATTTATTTCCAACTTGTGCGCACATATCGAAACAAGTAAAAGACGTGTGGTCAGGACAGAAGCTACTTCTTATCATTGTTTATCAGCAAATGACATGAAGGGGCACATAATTCCTCGTATAACTGACGAAGCAGACACTGAAAAATATATTTACAATGGA GTCATTGATGCATACGCAGGCTACCTTTCTCTTCATATTACAGACAATCGTTGTTTCAGCCCTGCGTGGCATGCTTTTATCCTGTCAAATGAACTTCAAGTTGACCGTGTCCTCAGGCCAGAGAATCGTGAAGCCTATAGAGACTTTGCGACAAAATTTTATGATCATGAGCTG GCTTTTGTGGAGAGACAGAAGATGACCATGCTGAAACCCTCAGCCTTGTAA
- the LOC136480311 gene encoding LOW QUALITY PROTEIN: probable membrane-associated kinase regulator 2 (The sequence of the model RefSeq protein was modified relative to this genomic sequence to represent the inferred CDS: inserted 1 base in 1 codon) yields MSKLEKLFSLTPFCLFAALTVATLLRPATRFRVLLLKLRKPKAPATADGAGATQAPRQQPAASRFLIKFQGEDAPLASLFTRDNSSRTSDAGVDCPTTAAADPQQQQQEVVTTEERRFAKEVVLRYLSKIKPLYVKVSRRYGERLRFGGTASEGEETDVEPDPSPEPSPSPSPSQAPSSATALAATAPAPAPQPVVVACGVRTPRASVPAGLKQVCKRLGKSRSASSAVAAAPMPXAAAGTGPQPQRRDDSLLQVQDGIQSAIAHCKRSFNASKGSESPPPLSMTTTTMTTGGEARAAGAGAGEGA; encoded by the exons atgtccaagctcgaaaaacttttctCTCTCACGCCATTCTGTCTATTTGCAGCACTGACAGT GGCGACGCTGCTCCGTCCGGCCACCAGGTTCCGCGTGCTGCTGCTCAAGCTGAGGAAGCCCAAGGCCCCGGCGACGGCGGACGGTGCCGGGGCCACGCAGGCGCCGAGGCAGCAGCCGGCGGCGAGCCGGTTCCTGATAAAGTTCCAGGGGGAGGACGCGCCGCTGGCGTCGCTCTTCACGCGCGACAACAGCTCACGCACCTCGGACGCCGGCGTGGACTGTCCGACCACCGCGGCGGCGGacccccagcagcagcagcaggaggtggTCACGACGGAGGAGAGGCGGTTCGCGAAGGAGGTGGTCCTCCGGTACCTGAGCAAGATCAAGCCGCTGTACGTGAAGGTGTCCCGGCGGTACGGCGAGCGCCTCCGCTTCGGCGGCACGGCGAGCGAGGGCGAGGAAACGGACGTTGAGCCCGACCCATCCCCGGAGCCATCAccctccccgtccccgtcccaggCTCCGTCGTCAGCGACAGCCTTGGCGGCGACGGCCCCGGCCCCTGCGCCGCAGCCGGTGGTGGTGGCCTGCGGCGTGCGCACGCCCCGCGCCAGCGTGCCCGCGGGACTGAAGCAGGTGTGCAAGCGCCTCGGGAAGAGCCGGTCCGCGTCGTCCGCGGTGGCCGCGGCGCCCATGC CCGCGGCGGCGGGGACGGGCCCGCAGCCGCAGCGGCGGGACGACTCGCTGCTGCAGGTGCAGGACGGCATCCAGAGCGCCATCGCCCACTGCAAGCGCTCCTTCAACGCGTCCAAAG ggtcggagtcgccgccgccgctgtccatgacgacgacgacgatgacgacgggcggcgaggcgagggcggccggcgccggcgccggggaaGGCGCGTGA
- the LOC136483978 gene encoding uncharacterized protein isoform X1, with product MMIFNAVKKRRATDASPMKRGTFDDKKTAMKKKIKPTTVASQPPKMKRGSTSASFDDKKIEMKKKIKTTSTRTSHLGSMKKRNVGMDYNQQDMDALAPREVAAVQFISNLCAHIETSKRRVVRTEATSYHCLSANDMKGHIIPRITDEADTEKYIYNGVIDAYAGYLSLHITDNRCFSPAWHAFILSNELQVDRVLRPENREAYRDFATKFYDHELAFVERQKMTMLKPSAL from the exons ATGATGATTTTCAATGCTGTGAAAAAAAGGAGGGCTACTGACGCGAGTCCAATGAAAAGAG GTACCTTTGATGATAAAAAAACAGCGATGAAGAAGAAAATTAAGCCTACTACTGTGGCGTCCCAACCACCAAAAATGAAAAGAG GTTCTACCAGTGCTAGCTTTGATGATAAAAAAATAGAGATGAAGAAGAAAATTAAGACTACTAGTACAAGGACTTCCCACCTAGGAAGTATGAAAAAGAGAAATG TGGGCATGGATTATAATCAACAAGACATGGATGCACTTGCTCCTCGAGAGGTAGCAGCGGTACAATTTATTTCCAACTTGTGCGCACATATCGAAACAAGTAAAAGACGTGTGGTCAGGACAGAAGCTACTTCTTATCATTGTTTATCAGCAAATGACATGAAGGGGCACATAATTCCTCGTATAACTGACGAAGCAGACACTGAAAAATATATTTACAATGGA GTCATTGATGCATACGCAGGCTACCTTTCTCTTCATATTACAGACAATCGTTGTTTCAGCCCTGCGTGGCATGCTTTTATCCTGTCAAATGAACTTCAAGTTGACCGTGTCCTCAGGCCAGAGAATCGTGAAGCCTATAGAGACTTTGCGACAAAATTTTATGATCATGAGCTG GCTTTTGTGGAGAGACAGAAGATGACCATGCTGAAACCCTCAGCCTTGTAA